Proteins from one Salinispora arenicola genomic window:
- a CDS encoding right-handed parallel beta-helix repeat-containing protein, producing MNHQHHEHEPDRSGGRRARSRWWAAGLAGMTGLALTAVGVAVLPATDVVARALTSVRPETPDRPSADGERGHRDDGKHHDKAKDKSTGDKDKGKGKKPKGVPVPCKADALIAAINHANARGGAVLDLAPKCTYLLTTNIDGAGLPAITTPITLNGGKHTTIKRAAAADQFRILTVEVGGDLTLHKLTITGGQISDDGSNGGGILVNAGGAATINHSKIIRNIASNGDGGGITNHGITTIVKSTVNRNTAGLSGGGIYTTGLLTIKKSHVEANNASSGGGGIASVGGTVQVGHSTISGNQSNQGAGMFIDDGVIGTILDTRITRNTASVDGGGIFLNFSQLAVRRSILAANTAVSGGGGGLHSEDGSVTVTDSIIKANTASAGTGGGVVNLGDTTLFNTKVTGNTANRGGGLFNDDDDVLTLFNTAVVDNLAIANGGGIFNDEGTVELNTATGTVVAKNSPNNCVDVPGCAG from the coding sequence ATGAACCATCAGCACCACGAACACGAACCAGATAGGTCCGGTGGACGCCGAGCGAGGTCACGATGGTGGGCCGCTGGGCTGGCCGGGATGACCGGCCTGGCCCTGACCGCTGTGGGCGTTGCCGTCCTTCCGGCCACTGACGTTGTCGCACGCGCCCTCACCAGTGTCCGGCCTGAGACGCCGGACCGGCCCTCCGCCGACGGTGAACGCGGTCACCGCGATGACGGCAAACACCACGACAAAGCCAAGGACAAGAGCACAGGCGACAAAGACAAGGGCAAGGGCAAGAAGCCGAAGGGCGTACCCGTCCCGTGTAAGGCGGACGCCCTGATCGCCGCGATCAACCACGCCAACGCCCGCGGCGGCGCCGTGCTCGACCTCGCCCCAAAATGCACCTACCTGCTTACCACCAACATCGACGGCGCCGGCCTGCCCGCGATCACCACCCCGATCACCCTCAACGGCGGCAAACACACCACCATCAAACGCGCCGCCGCCGCCGACCAATTCAGAATCCTGACTGTCGAGGTCGGCGGCGACCTCACCCTCCACAAGCTGACCATCACCGGCGGACAAATCTCCGACGATGGAAGCAACGGTGGCGGCATTCTCGTTAATGCGGGCGGCGCCGCCACCATCAACCACAGCAAAATTATTCGGAATATCGCCAGCAACGGTGACGGTGGCGGCATCACCAACCACGGCATAACCACCATCGTAAAGTCCACTGTCAACCGAAACACCGCCGGCCTGTCTGGCGGCGGAATCTACACCACAGGTCTGCTCACTATCAAGAAATCCCACGTCGAGGCGAACAACGCCTCCTCCGGGGGCGGCGGGATCGCGAGCGTCGGCGGAACGGTACAGGTAGGGCACAGCACCATTTCCGGCAACCAGTCAAATCAGGGTGCCGGAATGTTCATCGACGATGGGGTCATCGGCACAATCCTCGACACTCGTATCACACGGAACACCGCAAGCGTCGATGGTGGAGGCATTTTCCTCAATTTTAGCCAGCTGGCTGTGCGCAGGAGCATCCTCGCTGCCAATACCGCTGTCAGCGGAGGTGGCGGGGGGCTGCACTCCGAGGACGGCTCCGTGACCGTCACAGACAGCATCATCAAGGCCAACACTGCCAGTGCAGGCACTGGCGGAGGCGTCGTCAACCTAGGTGATACGACACTCTTTAACACGAAGGTCACCGGCAACACAGCGAATCGGGGTGGCGGTCTCTTCAACGACGACGACGACGTGCTCACACTCTTCAACACAGCGGTCGTCGACAACCTCGCCATAGCCAACGGCGGGGGCATCTTCAACGACGAAGGCACGGTCGAGTTGAACACCGCCACCGGCACCGTCGTGGCCAAGAACTCGCCGAACAACTGCGTGGACGTACCCGGCTGCGCCGGATAG
- a CDS encoding phosphotransferase gives MKRKRTGRSMPLHAPQRPGGEIGAFRKCDGCCRWRSQASPVVPPGPYGPSALRARAADSACPRAARAGRHRGTPAPRPATRRSPGPRRRPAAPSRGLRHRRQDRDPLRHHRSPAPGVRRRAPRRPVVYREPEGGYESAGSSCARRPRGRHAGGLPQGAAYGGARRCTGRLGLWRSPQGMHGRVRVLSAGRGPRWLRRGRHPGCVGRRGGDSRVAGTTGVGARCLHPANVVVADGTLAGIVDFGALFAGDPAWDLGAAWLLLPAEGASRFFDSYAQADEATIRRARGLAAMKSLFMMLMGHNGDRGLPGGKPNWGPVGRSALDRVLKGLRQTRRLRDHGVGRSGAAAR, from the coding sequence ATGAAACGAAAGCGTACCGGCCGGTCGATGCCGCTACACGCCCCTCAGCGGCCCGGTGGAGAAATCGGTGCCTTCCGAAAATGTGACGGGTGTTGCCGGTGGAGGTCACAAGCCAGTCCAGTAGTCCCGCCAGGGCCGTACGGCCCCAGCGCTCTACGAGCGCGTGCTGCTGACTCAGCCTGCCCTCGGGCGGCGCGGGCAGGCCGCCACCGTGGAACGCCTGCGCCGCGACCGGCAACTCGAAGAAGCCCTGGCCCACGGCGGCGACCCGCTGCACCTAGCCGCGGTCTTCGGCATCGACGCCAAGACCGCGATCCGCTACGCCACCACCGCTCGCCAGCTCCTGGAGTCCGCCGCCGAGCACCACGACGCCCAGTGGTTTACCGCGAACCCGAGGGCGGATACGAATCCGCTGGATCAAGCTGTGCGCGGCGACCACGCGGCCGACATGCTGGCGGCCTTCCTCAAGGCGCTGCATATGGAGGCGCCCGCCGATGCACCGGACGCCTCGGACTTTGGCGCTCACCCCAAGGAATGCATGGGCGGGTTCGAGTACTTTCTGCAGGCCGTGGACCTCGGTGGCTTCGCCGAGGACGACATCCGGGCTGTGTGGGACGACGCGGTGGCGACTCCCGAGTGGCCGGGACCACGGGTGTGGGTGCACGATGCCTGCATCCCGCGAACGTCGTCGTCGCAGACGGCACGCTGGCAGGCATCGTCGACTTCGGCGCACTCTTCGCCGGCGATCCGGCGTGGGACCTCGGAGCTGCCTGGCTGCTGCTTCCCGCGGAAGGCGCCTCGCGGTTTTTCGACAGCTACGCCCAGGCGGACGAGGCGACGATCCGACGGGCGCGTGGGCTGGCCGCGATGAAGAGCCTGTTCATGATGCTGATGGGGCACAACGGGGACCGTGGTCTGCCAGGCGGCAAGCCGAACTGGGGGCCCGTAGGCCGGTCGGCACTTGATCGTGTCCTGAAGGGCCTTCGACAGACGAGGCGGCTTCGTGACCACGGCGTCGGCCGCTCGGGGGCCGCCGCTCGCTAG
- a CDS encoding histidine phosphatase family protein, with translation MDTVSQLTIVRHGQSTANAAFADAQARGLDDHGLTGRDADIELSPLGWQQATHLGRWLATQPADQHPDVVVCSPYLRARQTWTQATDTAAAHGTRYPQAHIDDRLCDRLMGDLELLTPLMIATRFPAEAARLAADGLYTYRPPGGETFNDVTARVRAVLADLNTRHPGQRVLIVAHDAVVVAVRHILEELPFADLDAILAITPITNTSLTRYAHTNGRLDLVEFAAMPHLTQEDQHARLS, from the coding sequence ATGGACACCGTCTCGCAGCTGACCATCGTCCGTCACGGACAGAGCACCGCGAACGCGGCCTTCGCCGACGCCCAGGCCCGTGGCCTGGACGACCACGGCCTCACCGGCCGTGACGCCGACATCGAACTGTCACCGCTGGGCTGGCAGCAGGCCACCCACCTCGGCCGCTGGCTCGCCACCCAACCCGCCGACCAGCATCCCGACGTGGTCGTCTGCTCCCCCTACCTGCGTGCCCGCCAAACCTGGACCCAGGCCACCGACACCGCCGCCGCGCACGGCACCCGCTACCCACAAGCCCACATCGACGACCGACTGTGTGACCGGCTCATGGGCGACCTGGAACTGCTGACCCCCCTCATGATCGCCACACGGTTCCCCGCCGAAGCAGCCAGGCTCGCCGCCGACGGCCTCTACACCTACCGGCCGCCCGGCGGCGAGACGTTCAACGACGTCACCGCACGGGTCCGCGCTGTGCTGGCCGACCTGAACACCCGTCACCCCGGCCAACGAGTCCTGATCGTGGCCCACGACGCCGTGGTCGTCGCCGTCCGACACATCCTCGAGGAGTTGCCGTTCGCCGACCTCGACGCGATCCTCGCCATCACCCCGATCACCAACACCTCACTAACCCGCTACGCCCACACCAACGGCCGCCTCGACCTCGTCGAGTTCGCCGCCATGCCCCACCTCACCCAGGAGGACCAGCATGCCCGCCTCAGCTGA
- a CDS encoding HEAT repeat domain-containing protein produces the protein MVSVAVASLAEAIVSQVSDRVGGAAARGVRALVWGDPERKALERALGRAFAEVGAVHGGVLADFDVNQGFWEREGAAELSKVLVAGLTPSAARLAERAVDSLGRSRSDDERLDRIYRLRPVFTVLADEVRGESALHPVLGRADAARAGVSAAAIAEALGAVPASEDDRVRYLGWVVDQHRYVRTAGVVRNTHVQLPLDEVFVGLRAQRDRHPGDRARGWFEQERQKAVALLEAGQLDETGYEAALDRLQAQYGRRFTADDAGLPEQSVLVLDAVRDGPQVLVLGDPGTGKTTLLRYLALCHARGLLNGGSVLGRPARFPIYVRIGEYARQGYPRVGISDFLPGYLNRSECRAPGLARLLGQQLEAGRCLVLLDGLDEIGSAELRRGVVTAVTNFVAAHSRSGNRFVVTSRIAGYQAAALPEPFTALRLQDMDDDTISRFLQVYCRQVHQAETPANSQAAIIEAGARDATAIGQALRSNAGVRRLAVNPLLLTALVLVHRASGRLPHRRVEAYVEVCTALGRAWRSAQGVAEADLPDERILTRWLTELGAWMHQHRPEGSASRAELLGVLGPWWARHHGIDWDPNVLTAADPLGTDAGRGVLEFVDKADTHTGLLVERAPGRYGFAHLTFEEYYAGRALAFRGTATQRITALRSRLHDPRYTEPILLALGLIGTDYADQIDDVVAEAIYPGTEPSLHEDLLGRDFLFMLRVLADDTPVLTATIDAVVTTAITELLDPERSRCRFTGYRRALEQHLAALAGTKAAERYILAVDKHADLLTPDTMRPWIVLAGIAARLGTLPTTTATTLVHLATHATNPDVQVQAGSALTAGGGALTEPVITALVHLATHATNPSVQVQAGSALAAGGALTEPVITALVRLATHATNPDVRVQAVWALARGRALTEPVITVLVRLATHATNPDVRVQAVWALARGRALTEPVITVLVRLATHATNPDVRVQAVWTLADGGALTEPVITVLVRLATDATDPFVQVLAGVGLADGGVLTEPVITVLVRLATHATNPSVRVEAGVALARGRALTEPVITALVHLATHATNPAVQAQAGLALAAGGALTEPVITALVHLATHATNPDVRVQAVWTLADGGALTEPVITVLVRLATHATNPSVQAQAGLALARGGVLTEPVITVLVRLATHATNPSVQAQAGSALAGGGVLTEPVITVLVRLATDATNPAVRVQAVWALARGGALTEPVVTTLLQLAANNENTFARQETVEALQEAPPTPSLRKSLIELFRDDNHGVRRAAAATLVELSRRHPEHANEIRSDLASACTNPALGIRDKHEARTGWDYAHEGLSAHVEALTHTTITE, from the coding sequence GTGGTGTCGGTGGCTGTCGCTTCGTTGGCGGAAGCGATCGTGTCGCAGGTGAGCGACAGGGTTGGTGGTGCCGCGGCTAGGGGTGTTCGGGCGTTGGTGTGGGGTGATCCGGAGCGCAAGGCGTTGGAGCGGGCGTTGGGTCGGGCGTTCGCCGAGGTAGGCGCGGTTCATGGTGGGGTGTTGGCGGACTTTGACGTCAATCAGGGGTTTTGGGAGCGCGAGGGTGCTGCTGAGTTGTCGAAGGTGTTGGTGGCGGGGTTGACGCCGTCGGCGGCGAGGTTGGCCGAACGCGCGGTTGACTCGTTGGGTCGGTCGCGGTCGGATGATGAGCGGCTTGATCGGATTTATCGGCTGCGGCCGGTGTTCACGGTGTTGGCGGATGAGGTTCGCGGGGAGTCTGCGTTGCACCCGGTGTTGGGCCGTGCGGATGCGGCCCGGGCAGGCGTGTCGGCTGCGGCGATAGCGGAGGCGTTGGGTGCTGTCCCGGCGTCTGAGGACGACCGGGTCCGGTATCTGGGCTGGGTGGTTGATCAGCATCGGTATGTGCGTACTGCTGGTGTGGTGCGTAACACGCATGTGCAGTTGCCGTTGGATGAGGTGTTCGTGGGGCTGCGGGCGCAGCGGGATCGGCATCCTGGTGATCGTGCTCGTGGGTGGTTCGAGCAGGAGCGTCAGAAGGCGGTCGCGTTGCTGGAGGCCGGGCAGCTGGACGAGACCGGGTACGAGGCGGCTCTGGACCGGTTGCAGGCGCAGTACGGTCGCCGGTTCACCGCCGATGATGCCGGCCTGCCGGAGCAGTCTGTGCTGGTGTTGGATGCGGTGCGCGACGGGCCGCAGGTTCTGGTGTTGGGTGATCCTGGTACGGGTAAGACGACGTTGCTGCGGTATCTCGCGCTGTGTCACGCGCGCGGGCTACTCAACGGTGGGTCGGTGCTGGGGCGGCCGGCGCGGTTTCCGATCTATGTGCGCATCGGGGAGTACGCCCGGCAGGGGTATCCGCGGGTGGGGATCAGTGACTTCCTGCCCGGCTACCTGAACCGGTCTGAGTGCCGCGCTCCCGGGCTGGCCCGTCTGTTGGGGCAGCAGTTGGAGGCGGGTCGGTGTCTGGTGCTGCTGGACGGGTTGGACGAGATCGGGTCGGCCGAGCTGCGCCGCGGGGTGGTCACCGCGGTGACGAATTTCGTGGCCGCGCACAGCCGCTCGGGGAACCGGTTCGTGGTGACCAGTCGGATCGCCGGCTACCAGGCCGCTGCGTTACCGGAGCCGTTCACGGCGCTGCGGTTGCAGGACATGGACGATGACACGATCAGCCGGTTTCTGCAGGTGTACTGCCGGCAGGTGCATCAGGCCGAGACTCCGGCTAACAGCCAGGCGGCGATCATCGAGGCCGGTGCGCGGGACGCCACCGCGATCGGCCAGGCGCTGCGTTCCAACGCCGGGGTGCGTCGGTTGGCGGTCAACCCGCTGCTGTTGACCGCGCTCGTTTTGGTTCACCGCGCGAGTGGGCGGCTGCCGCACCGGCGGGTGGAGGCCTATGTGGAGGTGTGTACCGCGTTGGGTCGCGCCTGGCGCAGCGCTCAAGGAGTCGCCGAGGCGGATCTGCCCGACGAGCGGATCCTGACCCGCTGGCTGACCGAACTCGGCGCGTGGATGCACCAGCATCGCCCGGAGGGCTCCGCCAGCAGAGCGGAGTTGCTGGGGGTGCTGGGTCCGTGGTGGGCCAGGCATCACGGTATCGACTGGGATCCGAACGTGTTGACCGCGGCGGACCCGCTGGGCACCGACGCGGGTAGGGGTGTGTTGGAGTTCGTTGACAAGGCCGACACCCACACCGGTCTGCTGGTTGAACGAGCGCCGGGCCGTTACGGCTTCGCGCACCTGACTTTCGAGGAGTACTACGCCGGTCGGGCGTTGGCGTTCCGGGGCACGGCGACGCAGCGGATCACCGCGTTGCGGAGCCGCCTACACGACCCCCGCTACACGGAGCCGATCCTGCTGGCACTCGGCCTGATCGGTACCGACTACGCCGATCAGATCGACGACGTCGTCGCCGAGGCCATCTACCCCGGGACCGAACCCAGCCTGCACGAAGACCTGCTGGGACGCGATTTCCTGTTCATGCTACGCGTTCTCGCCGACGATACTCCCGTCCTGACCGCCACCATCGACGCAGTCGTCACCACAGCCATCACCGAACTCCTCGACCCCGAACGCAGTCGATGCCGTTTCACCGGCTACCGCCGGGCGTTGGAACAGCACCTCGCTGCGTTGGCCGGCACCAAAGCCGCCGAGCGCTACATCCTCGCCGTCGACAAACACGCCGACCTCCTCACCCCCGACACCATGCGTCCATGGATCGTGTTGGCAGGCATCGCCGCCCGGCTCGGCACGCTACCCACCACGACTGCCACCACGCTGGTCCACCTCGCCACCCACGCCACCAACCCGGACGTGCAGGTGCAGGCGGGGTCGGCGCTGACCGCCGGTGGTGGGGCGTTGACCGAGCCGGTGATCACCGCACTGGTCCATCTCGCTACCCACGCCACCAACCCGTCCGTGCAGGTGCAGGCGGGGTCGGCGCTGGCCGCCGGTGGGGCGTTGACCGAGCCGGTGATCACTGCACTGGTCCGCCTCGCCACCCACGCCACCAATCCGGACGTGCGGGTGCAGGCGGTGTGGGCGCTGGCCCGTGGTAGGGCGTTGACCGAGCCGGTGATCACCGTACTGGTCCGCCTCGCCACCCACGCCACCAATCCGGACGTGCGGGTGCAGGCGGTGTGGGCGCTGGCCCGTGGCAGGGCGTTGACCGAGCCGGTGATCACCGTACTGGTCCGCCTCGCCACCCACGCCACCAATCCGGACGTGCGGGTGCAGGCGGTGTGGACGCTGGCCGATGGTGGGGCGTTGACCGAGCCGGTGATCACCGTACTGGTCCGCCTCGCCACCGACGCCACTGACCCGTTCGTGCAGGTGCTGGCGGGGGTGGGGCTGGCCGATGGTGGGGTGTTGACCGAGCCGGTGATCACCGTACTGGTCCGCCTCGCCACCCACGCCACCAACCCGTCCGTGCGGGTCGAGGCGGGGGTGGCGCTGGCCCGTGGTAGGGCGTTGACCGAACCGGTGATCACCGCACTGGTCCACCTCGCCACCCACGCCACCAACCCAGCCGTGCAGGCGCAGGCGGGGTTGGCGCTAGCTGCCGGTGGGGCGTTGACCGAGCCGGTGATCACCGCACTGGTCCACCTCGCCACCCACGCCACCAATCCGGACGTGCGGGTGCAGGCGGTGTGGACGCTGGCCGATGGTGGGGCGTTGACCGAGCCGGTGATCACCGTACTGGTCCGCCTCGCCACCCACGCCACCAACCCGTCCGTGCAGGCGCAGGCGGGGTTGGCGCTTGCCCGTGGTGGGGTGTTGACCGAACCGGTGATCACCGTACTGGTCCGCCTCGCCACCCACGCCACCAACCCGTCCGTGCAGGCGCAGGCGGGGTCGGCTCTGGCCGGTGGTGGGGTGTTGACCGAACCGGTGATCACCGTACTGGTCCGCCTCGCCACCGACGCCACCAACCCAGCCGTGCGGGTACAGGCGGTGTGGGCGCTTGCCCGTGGTGGGGCGTTGACCGAACCGGTAGTCACCACGCTGCTTCAATTGGCCGCCAACAACGAGAACACATTTGCACGACAGGAGACTGTCGAAGCACTTCAAGAAGCTCCGCCGACGCCGAGCCTCAGGAAATCTCTGATCGAACTCTTCCGGGATGACAACCACGGTGTACGCCGCGCGGCAGCAGCCACCCTCGTTGAACTGAGCCGTCGACACCCAGAACACGCCAACGAAATCCGCTCAGACCTAGCCAGTGCCTGCACAAACCCAGCACTGGGCATAAGAGACAAGCACGAAGCCCGGACCGGATGGGACTACGCACACGAAGGCCTGAGCGCCCACGTGGAGGCCCTCACCCACACAACAATCACCGAATAA
- a CDS encoding Imm1 family immunity protein, with translation MSYVVTWGRGNRRPGSTVAEVDTALNDAAASGVPQVVGIYPPQHLAGDASPWDAPLPPALQIGVGHPDRSFVLWLGPEGGIGIEAGVPPWPDGTPDIAFDYGGDAVFAGPDRARVTPDTARQAAREFVRTGQRPTCVQWTSEQ, from the coding sequence GTGAGCTACGTCGTCACGTGGGGTCGGGGTAACCGCCGGCCCGGCTCCACCGTCGCGGAGGTGGACACCGCTCTCAACGACGCCGCCGCCTCTGGTGTTCCGCAGGTCGTCGGGATCTACCCGCCGCAGCACCTGGCTGGTGACGCTTCTCCATGGGACGCACCGCTGCCGCCGGCGCTGCAGATCGGCGTTGGCCATCCGGACCGGTCGTTTGTGCTCTGGCTCGGCCCCGAAGGCGGGATCGGTATCGAGGCGGGTGTCCCACCGTGGCCGGACGGCACCCCGGACATCGCGTTCGACTACGGCGGCGACGCCGTTTTCGCCGGCCCCGACCGAGCTCGGGTCACGCCGGACACCGCTCGGCAGGCCGCTCGCGAGTTCGTCCGTACCGGCCAGCGACCGACCTGCGTGCAGTGGACAAGCGAACAGTAG
- a CDS encoding DddA-like double-stranded DNA deaminase toxin — MASVAAGLRTVLDGIARTRAGAAAGVEAAIRARDRLTAVTASSRHPLVDQALQHVTAAIERLHAADQDAALAASALVAYGRTLGISLPAPPPAPPPASAPTRGAAPVPSWIRQAGQDLPTRPDDHGPTHGQAFDSTGRPLSAEPWRSGRNIASTSDLRPIPGLKGFPWTLTDHVESRAAQQMRRPGAPREVSLVVNKEPCTDDPYGCDRILRHIIPAGSRLTIYVHDPDTAAGVRTVGQYEGTGKGIVS; from the coding sequence ATGGCCTCGGTCGCCGCCGGGCTGCGCACGGTCCTGGACGGCATCGCCCGGACACGGGCAGGGGCGGCGGCTGGGGTCGAGGCGGCGATCCGGGCCCGCGATCGGCTCACCGCAGTGACCGCGTCCAGTCGGCACCCGCTGGTCGACCAAGCCTTGCAGCACGTCACGGCCGCAATCGAGCGCCTACATGCGGCCGACCAGGACGCGGCCCTGGCAGCATCTGCTCTTGTAGCGTATGGCCGCACTCTCGGCATTAGCCTCCCGGCACCACCCCCGGCACCACCCCCGGCGTCGGCCCCGACGCGCGGCGCTGCCCCGGTGCCGTCCTGGATCCGGCAGGCCGGACAGGATCTGCCCACTCGCCCCGACGATCACGGCCCGACCCACGGCCAGGCATTCGACTCGACCGGACGCCCGTTGTCGGCCGAGCCTTGGAGAAGCGGACGCAACATCGCATCTACCAGCGACCTGCGTCCGATTCCCGGGCTGAAGGGGTTTCCCTGGACGCTCACCGATCACGTGGAGTCACGCGCTGCCCAGCAGATGCGCCGTCCCGGCGCACCGCGCGAGGTCAGTCTCGTGGTCAACAAGGAGCCCTGCACGGACGACCCGTACGGTTGCGATCGGATACTGCGACACATCATCCCGGCGGGTTCGCGGCTCACGATCTACGTGCACGATCCGGACACTGCGGCTGGGGTGCGAACGGTCGGCCAGTACGAGGGAACCGGAAAGGGGATCGTGTCGTGA
- a CDS encoding alpha/beta hydrolase — translation MTAGIIVPGRGYGPQAPLLHLAGEALTDLSATIETITWTVPDGLLDIGPEPFVRAHVSAALHRLADAEPGLRPVIIGKSLGTYAAGLAAERQLPAIWLTPLLYDDAVTKAIARNPAPALLVGGTRDRTWVSDAAARTGKTVLSIEGANHDLRPPGPLRAYTEALGAVGTEMERFLSQLT, via the coding sequence ATGACCGCTGGAATTATCGTCCCAGGACGCGGTTACGGCCCGCAGGCGCCGTTGCTCCACCTCGCCGGCGAAGCGCTCACCGATCTCAGCGCCACCATCGAGACCATCACGTGGACCGTGCCAGACGGGCTGCTGGACATCGGGCCTGAGCCATTCGTCAGAGCGCACGTCTCGGCGGCACTGCACCGGCTCGCCGATGCGGAGCCCGGCCTGCGACCTGTGATCATCGGCAAGTCGCTCGGAACATACGCCGCCGGTTTGGCGGCTGAGCGGCAACTGCCGGCGATCTGGCTGACGCCACTTCTGTACGACGACGCAGTGACCAAGGCGATCGCCCGTAACCCGGCGCCAGCCCTGCTCGTCGGAGGTACCCGAGATCGGACCTGGGTTTCTGACGCTGCGGCGCGGACGGGCAAGACGGTCCTCTCCATCGAAGGCGCCAACCATGACTTGCGGCCGCCTGGACCGCTGCGGGCTTACACCGAGGCCCTGGGCGCTGTCGGCACGGAAATGGAAAGGTTCCTGTCCCAACTGACCTGA
- a CDS encoding FkbM family methyltransferase produces the protein MATLVQQLASALPEERRERLLTIFDIGCEGGVPKAWRQSSPYATVVGFEPDPRAFEQLAISPAIQQYPVALADSARSLTLNITRGVDKSSILRPNMDLLTRFPNSGRYEVVDELHLPPSAVSTVDAIASDHGIGSVDFLKVDVQGAEDLVLRGARAALRESVLGLQIEVEFLEIYKDQPLFGDIDRIIRSAGFELMDLDRVYWKRAEHSHFEGRGQLAYADALYLRNLDQAMTQIQRDSDPVRRVIGLAIVACTYGLHDYAAAALGSYCSLGLQNSAIARDALQTILDHDCVTGSWADYDRRLGNVAN, from the coding sequence GTGGCGACTCTGGTTCAACAACTGGCCTCTGCGCTGCCGGAGGAGCGTCGAGAAAGACTCCTCACCATATTCGACATCGGATGCGAGGGCGGCGTCCCGAAGGCTTGGAGGCAATCATCGCCATATGCCACCGTAGTCGGATTTGAGCCGGATCCTCGCGCCTTTGAGCAGTTGGCTATCTCGCCAGCGATTCAACAGTATCCAGTGGCACTCGCTGATTCGGCACGTTCGCTGACTCTCAACATTACAAGAGGAGTAGATAAGTCATCAATCCTCCGACCCAATATGGATTTGCTGACTCGATTCCCAAATTCCGGTCGCTACGAGGTGGTAGACGAGCTACACCTACCGCCGTCCGCCGTCTCTACGGTCGATGCCATCGCCAGCGACCATGGCATAGGCTCAGTCGACTTTCTCAAAGTTGATGTCCAAGGAGCGGAGGACTTGGTACTACGGGGAGCGAGGGCGGCCCTCAGGGAAAGCGTACTCGGATTACAAATCGAGGTGGAATTCCTGGAGATTTATAAGGACCAGCCGCTCTTCGGTGATATTGACCGCATCATTAGATCCGCTGGTTTTGAGCTAATGGACCTTGATCGGGTTTACTGGAAGCGGGCAGAGCACTCCCATTTCGAAGGCCGTGGGCAGCTCGCTTATGCAGACGCGCTATATTTGAGGAATCTCGACCAAGCAATGACTCAAATTCAGCGCGATTCGGATCCAGTGCGCCGCGTCATCGGACTGGCGATCGTCGCATGTACGTACGGCCTCCACGATTATGCGGCGGCAGCCCTCGGCTCCTACTGCTCGCTCGGCCTTCAGAATAGCGCTATCGCGCGGGACGCACTCCAAACAATTTTGGATCATGACTGTGTTACAGGTAGTTGGGCTGACTATGATCGAAGACTCGGGAATGTGGCGAATTGA